The following proteins are encoded in a genomic region of Corythoichthys intestinalis isolate RoL2023-P3 chromosome 5, ASM3026506v1, whole genome shotgun sequence:
- the LOC130916007 gene encoding uncharacterized protein LOC130916007, giving the protein MNIAQGFQILVVVVLRAESRCSPNSYYKNCWIRSFPGILVDTDASGKRGARLLRTYREERALKCSRNCCLAVNASCNVAVFHYDASQDNCYHLHCPTLESCIISHSTDAVLYNITKGVDPDLLVFGKHFNSNIRVGRINASELLPLDKRQFFHPPPAAATVKPTPSRRFSTITLKPSSITTFQTTIHTLSTTIVHYRTPTPPTLRSITSTNTKVPKTETPVKERDTNDPNTQVWTKKRDINYRSTKSLHKELGTNNPSTQTSVKEIDANNLSKQMAIKEQETSHARTLSSVYARQTWAKDRGTNKSFTQLSVKERDTNNPGTQMSVKERGSTPGREDPLADLGQGYQGLPVVLVVCVAVLLGCFIWLLARWRTKRRRMEYYHTSGRRGAMHLIKYHLVAEGNT; this is encoded by the exons ATGAACATCGCGCAGGGCTTCCAGATACTTGTAGTTGTAGTTCTCCGGGCCGAATCGCGCTGCTCGCCCAACTCTTATTACAAAAACTGCTGGATTCGGAGCTTCCCGGGAATCCTGGTGGATACCGACGCGTCTGGGAAGCGAGGGGCGCGTCTGCTGAGGACTTACCGGGAGGAGAGAGCGCTGAAATGCAGCCGCAATTGCTGCCTGGCGGTAAATG CGTCCTGTAATGTGGCCGTCTTTCATTATGACGCCTCTCAAGACAACTGTTACCACTTGCACTGTCCAACTTTGGAGAGCTGCATCATCAGCCATAGCACTGATGCTGTTCTCTACAACATTACCAAAG GTGTGGATCCTGATCTCTTGGTGTTCGGCAAGCACTTCAACTCCAACATCCGCGTGGGTCGCATCAATGCCTCTGAGCTGCTTCCATTGGACAAACGCCAATTCTTCCATCCGCCTCCAGCTGCTGCCACTGTAAAACCGACCCCCAGCCGGAGATTTTCAACAATCACGCTGAAACCATCATCCATCACAACATTCCAAACAACCATACATACCCTTTCCACTACTATTGTTCATTACCGTACTCCGACTCCTCCTACTTTACGCTCTATAACCAGCACCAACACCAAAGTTCCAAAGACTGAGACTCCGGTTAAAGAGCGAGACACGAACGACCCCAACACTCAAGTATGGACTAAAAAACGAGACATTAATTATCGGAGCACCAAATCATTGCATAAAGAGCTAGGTACCAACAATCCAAGCACCCAAACCTCAGTTAAAGAGATTGACGCCAACAATTTAAGCAAGCAAATGGCGATTAAAGAACAGGAAACTAGTCATGCGAGAACCTTGTCTTCGGTTTATGCACGGCAAACATGGGCTAAAGACCGAGGCACCAACAAATCATTCACCCAATTATCGGTTAAAGAACGCGATACCAACAATCCGGGCACCCAGATGTCGGTGAAAGAGCGAGGTTCAACTCCTGGCAGGGAAGACCCCCTGGCGGATTTGGGGCAAGGGTATCAGGGCCTGCCAGTCGTGCTGGTTGTCTGTGTTGCAGTACTCCTGGGCTGTTTTATCTGGCTGCTTGCACGCTGGAGGACTAAGAGGAGGAGGATGGAATACTATCATACATCTGGGAGAAGAGGGGCCATGCATCTGATTAAGTACCATCTGGTTGCAGAGGGTAACACCTGA